The genomic region TCAGTGACGAGTCGGGTAACAATCTTTTTTCTACCTGGTGGTTTTTCTGACAAGATTGATATATCTAAATCGCCATATAAAGTCATTTGCAGAGTTCGGGGTATGGGAGTTGCAGTCATTACTAAGAAGTCAGGATTAACTCCTTTATTAATTAAAGCCGCTCTTTGCATTACGCCAAATCGATGTTGTTCATCAATTATCGCTAAACCCAATTGCTTAAATTTAATGTTTTGCTCAATTAAAGCATGTGTTCCAAAAACGATATTAATCATTCCTTGTTCTATCTCTTGGCTGAGACGAGTTTTGTCTTTGGGCTTTGTGCTGCCGGTTAAAAGACAAGTTTTGACGCCAATCTTTTCCAATCGCTTATGCCAAACTAAATAATGCTGTTCGGCTAAAATTTCGGTTGGTGCCATTAATGCTGATTGGAATCCATTTTCAATTGCGATGAGCATTGCGTAGATAGCAATTACAGTTTTACCTGAGCCAACATCGCCTTGAAGCAAACGGTTCATTGGAATCTCTTTTGCCAGATCATCTTTTATTTCTGATAGGACTTTTTTCTGACCATCAGTAAGTTCAAATGGTAAAAGACTTAACAGTTTTTTAGTAAAAGTTCCTTGTTCGATTAGACGATACCCTTTCTTTTGGTGAACTGAATTTAGTTTGCGTAATGCTAAAAGTAACTCCAGATAGAAGAACTCTTCATAAATTAATCGTGCTTTTGCCTTTTCCGCCTGGGCAATGGTTTCAGGAAAATGAATATTTTTTATGGCATTCTTGATTTCTGGGAAAGAATATTTTTTGAGAATGTCGACAGGCAAAGTTTCATTGAGATATCGTAAATAATTATCAATTGCATATTTCATTGGTCTTCGGATATCCCAGATTGACAACCCTTCAGTCAGAGGATAGACAGGTATTATGCCTATTGCATATAACAAATCATTTGAAGTTTTGCTCTGGCCGATTATTTCTTCAGATAATATCTGATAATGAGGATTTACTATTTGTTTTCGGTTGTAGTAATTTACTATGCCAGAGACGATAATTTTTTGATTCACTTTGAATTTATCTTTTAAGTCGGGACGATTGAACCAGATGCATTCAAGCATTCCGGTATCATCGCTTACCATAATTCTAACGACTTCACCTTTATTTCTGGTTTTTTTAGTTCCGCAAGCAATGATTTTGCCCATAACTACTGAGTCGGTTTTTATTTTCAAGTCACGAATTTTAACAATTTGCGAACGGTCGATATACCTTCTGGGCACTAAGAATAAAAAATCTTCAATGGTTTCAACACCTATTCGTCTTAAGTAT from candidate division WOR-3 bacterium harbors:
- the recG gene encoding ATP-dependent DNA helicase RecG, which produces MKQVFKADISAEVQYLKGIGPKRAQYLRRIGVETIEDFLFLVPRRYIDRSQIVKIRDLKIKTDSVVMGKIIACGTKKTRNKGEVVRIMVSDDTGMLECIWFNRPDLKDKFKVNQKIIVSGIVNYYNRKQIVNPHYQILSEEIIGQSKTSNDLLYAIGIIPVYPLTEGLSIWDIRRPMKYAIDNYLRYLNETLPVDILKKYSFPEIKNAIKNIHFPETIAQAEKAKARLIYEEFFYLELLLALRKLNSVHQKKGYRLIEQGTFTKKLLSLLPFELTDGQKKVLSEIKDDLAKEIPMNRLLQGDVGSGKTVIAIYAMLIAIENGFQSALMAPTEILAEQHYLVWHKRLEKIGVKTCLLTGSTKPKDKTRLSQEIEQGMINIVFGTHALIEQNIKFKQLGLAIIDEQHRFGVMQRAALINKGVNPDFLVMTATPIPRTLQMTLYGDLDISILSEKPPGRKKIVTRLVTEKERASVYNFIQAKINEGRQIYIVCPLIEESEKLDLKAAIKTYEEIQKVFSDKRIGLVHGRLKSSERIELMEKFRKHELDILVTTTVIEVGVDIPNATVMVIEHPERFGLAQLHQLRGRIGRGSETSYCILMLSNSKFSPAYERLKFFQANDDGFLLAEKDLELRGPGEILGTRQHGLPDLKIADLQKDRHLLFQARDDAFALIKEDSNFALPENRVIKMTLNKKFKERIELLRVG